A stretch of Rhinoderma darwinii isolate aRhiDar2 chromosome 4, aRhiDar2.hap1, whole genome shotgun sequence DNA encodes these proteins:
- the TDRD15 gene encoding tudor domain-containing protein 15 isoform X3 — translation MKTDVMDYMSLTEKCNLQMDLKILNLSCHPADVLVKFQGKYISDSEFDYHILQKEIQLVAKNNEDIDIGQFCLVQDKPHGMWHRGKILDKVNQTVEAVLIDQGNVIKVNILQIASATGELFTLPPKVVNGIIANLLPLEEKWTSRAINYFSSLVGEQLHGNVKTFLPHQVLLLEIPKVISHAIELCLAKYVDSESFCLLVEIVHKFPANSHCKQMPDLLQQKEICSDITLAVANTLPRFQKILDHLRPEFSIDTMEKIKISAAVSPDRFYCHVLSWEIELRKLTSSMCSHYKTTVTGESSTLGSFGVICAAKRKDGLWYRGVIQKLISCIYVKVWFIDIGSSETIKSSNVQRLLPEFLSLPMMAIPCALSRDSDHIESVRIKQLALFKEALMGHIVIVHIKDYCSEERLYYVSLYDKQFEFSANCHLTNKQVPFFSPHFYTDLAKSVTDEKCQNISLPETSTSIEMEYNETVVYKSMKMDLESVHVAYVEYVLNPSNFWIRIDECQKDFKAMMTEIAEKYNKCEEMEMVLQDPKPSQLCCALYALDGHYYRAVVTEVLSPQISVYFIDFGNTETIPFYDVKVLLPQFSILPALAMCCSLANAYPIDDVWVKTANDFFKQTVSGKTLLCHVFSKQKYNYVVEMRLSENSDSSDIVALLVQAGFAEFWEVDLNSNSVKQEFLSSDYNMKYRNTGTLKRTISRSSHTSNEAHVSLDTLTLKLKPTEQKSSFCTPDSDSLTPVFSAICYKQQIFKPGAVMDVNCSHVDSPASFWCQVSSNISKISTLMDEMQKCYSCFQSSYQHGQVACAAKSSSTGKYYRAAVVKYVSPHEVVVIFIDYGKSEKVLFSDLREMKPQFLKLEGQAFRCCLSQVFSPPYAHHVWSANACEDFKNLVQSTPDVMKCTMIALFSSGTGDLCNAVNLETRFGNANKILTDKGHLVLRGTVPSIHLHTFCYSSFDLEKGSKEDVYVTFISDTGRFYCHLAKNDKIFDVLMKNAAEVGEKVKPVTKSNELCIVQYFQDGNLYRALTLPVESSSLFLAFFVDFGDSQMVEKNELLPIPQDAGDLLFQAMQAIPCYLAGLKQFLFTVEAKAWFEEQCIGKRLSANVVARDHEGQLELDLYNGNISINKEIQKLLGIRSIMSKDKPNGCKDSSTIQNHHGSDSLDCLPINTLQKNTNSTHLAKSIDRVNDGNLSCSSKLVKSSDLPPICLEDETTCLVYASHIDSPLRFFVQLAKQEEDIVKLVEELNSMSFQLIQKQDIARGLVVVAQYPDDEAYYRAEIKDLLQDRLCVEFIDYGNVANVDASCIFTLPEKFLTIPRLSIPVFLTEIQKLQCHTEWSKNITKMFSEKVESEQFNCKFMCKHGLQWEVSITFEDQSLSEELLQSYECSSKQSTAVKKDDLPKSDLSYLNISSKDTRKEATVDKNIHRLANKTIKSGLIEKIKNISLADFGTLFVTLANCSEESEINSHIAATVKQITNRLLVKEISEGMTCLAKSERMQVWLRASIEKLMPSTMKMEVFFVDHGAHEIISMHNAKMLSLEACSIPKQAIACKWSGTEQIDENVLKTHFKSILQKEIQMIFLEYLESVSVWKVEILVDGLLLLHYLHNAQSSADTKLDETKSHSKASISSSQIPRRYLKPLEVCPGFVTSFHDPSSFFVQLSDCVNIMNTLSQSMQILDDLTQLAGDSLKPGSPCLVQSFAEQEWCRAEIMSINKNFILLYLLDYGIDKIIPYSDYRELKKIPTELSCLPALTYHCTLHGVIPDEGNCWSKKAISYCVCFVQNNDLMILPVKNIGKNILEVSVYGQGNLAFNLVSRGLAKEAKDREKSEMVYNFPSICLEPNQHLQNVGYSKCSTNVEFSSCKEKLSPLRLNMYEEAGKDCKAGFPLQQNGVQE, via the coding sequence atgtaatggattaTATGTCGTTAACAGAGAAGTGTAACTTGCAAATGGACTTGAAGATCTTAAATCTCAGTTGCCATCCGGCTGATGTTTTAGTAAAATTTCAAGGAAAATACATATCCGACTCTGAATTTGACTATCATATACTACAGAAAGAAATACAGCTAGTCGCAAAAAATAATGAGGACATTGATATCGGGCAGTTTTgcttggtgcaagataaacctcatGGAATGTGGCACAGAGGAAAAATTTTGGATAAAGTCAATCAGACAGTTGAAGCCGTGCTCATAGATCAAGGCAATGTAATCAAAGTTAATATTCTACAAATTGCTTCTGCCACTGGTGAATTGTTCACTCTCCCTCCTAAGGTGGTCAATGGAATAATTGCTAATTTACTTCCACTTGAAGAAAAGTGGACCTCAAGAGCCATAAATTATTTTTCGTCTTTGGTCGGTGAGCAGCTTCATGGAAATGTAAAAACTTTCTTACCCCATCAAGTTCTTCTTTTAGAGATACCGAAAGTCATAAGCCATGCCATTGAGCTCTGTTTGGCAAAGTATGTTGATTCTGAGTCCTTTTGCCTTCTTGTAGAGATTGTACACAAGTTCCCAGCAAACTCTCATTGCAAACAAATGCCGGACTTGCTTCAACAGAAGGAAATATGCTCGGACATCACGCTAGCTGTTGCTAACACACTTCCCCGTTTCCAAAAGATATTAGATCATCTAAGACCTGAATTTAGTATCGATAccatggaaaaaattaaaatttctgCTGCCGTAAGTCCAGATCGCTTTTATTGTCATGTTCTCTCTTGGGAAATTGAGTTAAGAAAACTGACTTCTTCTATGTGTTCTCATTATAAAACTACAGTAACAGGAGAAAGTTCCACCCTTGGCAGTTTTGGAGTCATTTGCGCTGCCAAACGGAAAGATGGCTTATGGTATAGAGGCGTAATCCAGAAACTGATCTCTTGTATTTATGTGAAAGTCTGGTTTATTGATATTGGTAGTAGCGAAACCATAAAATCCTCCAACGTGCAGAGGCTGCTACCGGAATTCTTGTCTTTACCCATGATGGCGATCCCATGTGCGTTATCCCGGGACAGTGACCATATAGAAAGTGTTAGAATTAAGCAGCTGGCTCTATTTAAAGAGGCCTTGATGGGACATATTGTCATCGTTCATATAAAAGACTACTGCAGTGAAGAACGTCTGTATTACGTATCATTGTATGATAAACAGTTTGAGTTCAGTGCAAATTGCCATTTGACGAATAAGCAAGTTCCGTTTTTTTCTCCGCATTTTTATACAGACCTTGCAAAATCCGTAACTGATGAGAAATGTCAAAACATTTCTTTGCCTGAGACGTCCACATCCATAGAGATGGAGTACAATGAAACCGTTGTCTACAAATCAATGAAGATGGACTTGGAGTCGGTCCACGTAGCTTATGTCGAATACGTATTAAACCCCTCAAATTTTTGGATAAGAATTGATGAGTGTCAAAAGGACTTTAAAGCGATGATGACTGAGATTgcagaaaaatataataaatgtgaGGAGATGGAGATGGTATTGCAAGATCCTAAACCCAGTCAACTTTGCTGTGCACTTTATGCATTAGATGGACATTATTACAGAGCTGTTGTCACCGAAGTGCTTAGTCCACAAATTTCCGTTTATTTCATTGACTTTGGGAATACAGAGACCATTCCGTTCTATGATGTGAAGGTGTTGCTGCCTCAGTTCAGTATTTTGCCTGCATTAGCAATGTGCTGCTCTTTAGCAAATGCCTATCCAATAGATGATGTGTGGGTTAAGACCGCAAAtgatttttttaaacaaacagtGAGTGGGAAAACTCTTCTTTGCCATGTTTTTTCAAAACAAAAATACAATTATGTGGTGGAAATGCGACTTTCGGAGAACTCCGACTCTTCGGATATTGTCGCTCTTTTGGTGCAAGCTGGATTTGCTGAATTCTGGGAAGTGGATTTAAATTCGAACTCGGTAAAGCAGGAGTTTCTGTCCTCAGACTACAACATGAAATATAGAAACACTGGTACATTAAAAAGAACCATATCTAGGAGCAGTCACACATCCAATGAAGCACATGTATCATTGGATACTTTGACTCTGAAACTAAAACCAACTGAGCAAAAGTCTTCATTCTGTACACCAGACAGCGATTCGCTAACACCTGTTTTTTCTGCAATTTGTTATAAACAGCAAATATTCAAACCTGGAGCTGTTATGGATGTGAATTGTTCTCATGTGGACTCACCAGCCAGTTTCTGGTGTCAAGTATCGAGCAACATCTCCAAAATATCCACTTTAATGGATGAAATGCAGAAATGTTATAGTTGCTTTCAGAGCAGTTACCAACATGGTCAAGTTGCTTGTGCTGCAAAGTCCTCCAGTACTGGCAAGTATTATCGAGCAGCCGTTGTGAAATATGTTTCACCTCATGAAGTTGTGGTTATTTTTATTGACTATGGGAAATCTGAGAAGGTGTTGTTTTCCGATCTTCGTGAAATGAAACCACAGTTTCTTAAATTGGAAGGCCAAGCTTTTCGATGCTGTTTAAGTCAAGTGTTTTCTCCTCCGTATGCTCATCATGTGTGGTCTGCTAATGCATgtgaagattttaaaaatctAGTTCAATCGACTCCCGATGTAATGAAATGCACTATGATTGCTTTGTTCAGTAGTGGTACTGGGGATCTGTGTAACGCAGTAAATTTGGAAACTCGATTTGGCAATGCAAACAAAATATTGACTGACAAAGGTCATCTGGTTTTAAGAGGAACCGTTCCATCTATTCACTTGCATACGTTTTGTTACTCCAGTTTTGACCTTGAGAAAGGAAGTAAAGAAGATGTATATGTTACTTTTATATCTGATACTGGAAGATTTTATTGCCACCTTGCAAAAAATGACAAGATCTTTGATGTTTTAATGAAGAATGCAGCGGAGGTAGGTGAAAAGGTAAAGCCAGTAACTAAATCGAATGAGCTATGTATCGTTCAATACTTTCAAGATGGCAATTTGTACAGGGCACTGACCTTGCCCGTGGAGTCCTCATCTCTATTCTTGGCCTTTTTTGTAGATTTTGGAGACAGCCAAATGGTGGAAAAAAACGAATTGCTTCCTATTCCCCAGGACGCTGGTGATCTTTTATTTCAAGCAATGCAAGCTATTCCGTGCTATTTGGCCGGTCTTAAACAATTCCTTTTTACAGTAGAGGCTAAAGCCTGGTTTGAAGAACAGTGCATTGGCAAACGATTAAGTGCTAATGTAGTGGCTAGAGACCATGAAGGACAGCTGGAGTTGGATTTGTATAATGGAAATATCTCCATAAACAAAGAAATTCAAAAATTATTAGGCATTAGATCCATTATGAGCAAAGATAAACCGAACGGTTGCAAAGATTCAAGCACTATCCAAAATCATCATGGTTCAGACAGTCTTGATTGTTTACCTATAAACACATTACAGAAAAACACAAATTCAACGCATCTTGCAAAGTCTATAGACCGGGTCAATGATGGAAACCTTTCTTGCAGTTCAAAACTTGTAAAGTCTTCGGATCTTCCTCCGATATGTCTAGAGGATGAGACCACCTGTCTTGTTTATGCTTCCCACATAGACAGTCCTCTCCGTTTTTTTGTGCAACTTGCCAAACAAGAGGAAGATATCGTTAAGCTAGTTGAGGAACTAAATTCAATGTCATTCCAACTCATTCAAAAACAAGATATTGCGAGAGGTCTTGTAGTTGTTGCTCAGTATCCGGATGATGAGGCGTACTACAGAGCAGAAATTAAAGACCTACTACAAGACCGTTTGTGTGTTGAGTTTATTGATTATGGTAATGTAGCAAATGTGGATGCTTCATGTATTTTCACTCTTCCAGAAAAGTTCTTAACTATACCCAGGTTAAGTATCCCTGTTTTTCTCACTGAAATTCAGAAACTTCAGTGCCATACTGAGTGGagtaaaaacattacaaaaatgttTTCTGAGAAAGTTGAGAGCGAGCAATTCAATTGCAAGTTTATGTGCAAACATGGCCTTCAGTGGGAGGTCAGTATAACCTTCGAAGACCAGTCACTTTCAGAAGAACTCCTTCAAAGCTATGAGTGTTCTTCCAAACAATCTACTGCAGTTAAAAAGGATGATCTTCCAAAATCAGACCTTAGCTATTTAAATATCTCAAGTAAAGACACAAGAAAGGAAGCAACCGTTGATAAAAACATTCACAGACTTGCTAACAAGACAATAAAGTCTGGTCTGATAGAAAAAATCAAAAACATTAGTCTTGCAGATTTTGGAAcactttttgtcaccttagccaaTTGTTCTGAAGAGTCCGAAATAAATTCACACATTGCCGCCACTGTCAAGCAGATTACCAACCGACTTCTAGTTAAGGAAATATCAGAGGGAATGACCTGTTTAGCAAAATCGGAGAGAATGCAAGTTTGGCTCCGTGCTTCCATTGAAAAACTCATGCCAAGTACAATGAAGATGGAAGTATTTTTTGTTGACCACGGTGCGCATGAAATAATAAGCATGCACAATGCCAAAATGCTGTCTTTGGAAGCATGTTCAATTCCTAAGCAAGCAATTGCTTGTAAGTGGTCTGGGACTGAACAAATTGATGAAAATGTGCTTAAAACACACTTCAAATCGATTTTGCAGAAAGAAATTCAAATGATTTTTCTTGAATATTTGGAGTCTGTAAGTGTATGGAAAGTGGAAATATTAGTTGATGGTCTTCTACTATTGCATTACCTTCATAACGCGCAAAGCTCAGCTGATACAAAGCTTGATGAAACAAAGTCTCACTCAAAAGCCAGTATTTCATCGTCCCAAATTCCAAGGCGGTATCTTAAACCTTTAGAAGTTTGTCCTGGATTTGTTACTTCATTTCATGACCCCTCCAGTTTTTTTGTTCAGCTGAGTGACTGTGTTAATATAATGAATACTTTATCACAGTCAATGCAAATACTGGATGACCTTACCCAGTTAGCCGGGGATTCATTAAAACCAGGTTCTCCTTGTCTTGTACAGTCATTTGCCGAACAAGAGTGGTGCAGGGCAGAAATAATGAGCATTAACAAGAACTTTATTTTATTGTATCTGCTTGACTATGGCATTGACAAAATAATTCCGTACTCAGATTATAGAGAACTGAAAAAGATTCCAACAGAACTTTCTTGCCTACCAGCACTAACCTACCATTGCACATTACATGGCGTGATCCCAGATGAAGGAAACTGTTGGTCCAAAAAGGCCATTAGTTATTGTGTCTGTTTTGTACAAAACAATGACTTGATGATTTTGCCTGTTAAAAATATTGGAAAAAACATTTTGGAAGTATCTGTTTATGGTCAAGGAAATCTGGCCTTTAATTTAGTTTCAAGAGGTCTTGCTAAGGAGGCTAAAGACAGAGAAAAATCTGAAATGGTGTATAATTTCCCCTCCATCTGCTTGGAACCTAATCAGCATTTACAAAATGTTGGTTAcagtaaatgttcaacaaacgttGAGTTCTCTTCATGCAAAGAAAAGTTGAGCCCTTTGAGACTGAACATGTACGAAGAGGCCGGAAAGGATTGTAAGGCTGGATTTCCACTTCAACAGAACGGTGTTCAGGAGTAG